From a single Pirellulaceae bacterium genomic region:
- the amrS gene encoding AmmeMemoRadiSam system radical SAM enzyme, with protein MQPTSASNISDCRRLPDGSAEASWWRPASKVGRLDCLLCPRQCSLADGDRGFCIVRENRGGQMVLSTYGRSTGFCIDPIEKKPLNHFFPGTAVLSFGTAGCNLGCQYCQNWDISKSREIERLSETAEPEAIARAAQQTDCLSVAFTYNDPVIWAEYAIDTARYCRQLGIKTVAVTAGYISPPAREAFFAWMDAANVDLKAFTEQFYSKITYSHLQPVLDTLSYLVRETQVWVEITNLVIPDLNDGPDEMRRLCDWIVQQLGDRVPIHFSAFHPDFRMRDRGRTPPETLFAAYDIARSSGLKFPYVGNIHDDQRQATYCPGCSALLIERDWYQVGAYHIDVSQGANKARCPHCQASVAGWFNERKGTWGAQRQPVRMAQFADASPAAQAIAGVPPTVPITISSFRHNTMTDSSAKELDMGTSQAASATPSAGFPVGQQLLRLDRLTDEQRQQCLQLAASSVAAAVTGRPIKTPAEAIHEIAGSPVTGAFVTLKRGSILRGCCGVLGQPQGVGSAISSAAIRTAREDQRMAPISVCELPHLHLDVTLLGPLRKIEGPSSERAQAVIVGKHGLLIQHADRSGLLLPSVAIERGWDAVQFLRAVCNKAQLPMDAWQDNAAVVMIFEGKTMSDKLSGLLPSDLPTSSPAPLTAEQLAGYAQVACQNIAAMATGGTPSYVIPHLPDTTVNAIVMTLQWIAEGTPTDSADMQVQQGNAIQVSFRPGLPVQSTLFQMCQRAAELFVQRRFSGQLTLGLTIGFDPAMHGYGDSADLNGVDTSARALVISEANHCGFVFDGQQSAQQLLARLQSDLPIGSRQSSVHSLGCLSTLPQLLCISAPNAQPASGVRAPAVAGRFYPAEDAARRALVNSLCRQPAPEKRSVLAAMVPHAGLKYSGRIAAQVWQSIQLPPGKTMIIVSPKHTAQGVNWAVCPQDAWGLSNTTTIAGDRQLSERLAQSIDGFELDAAAHVSEHGIEVQLPFLERIAPTAKVVGVAMHGGSWPEIFQAAKQLAGFIRLLDDPPLLVISSDMNHYANDEENRRRDRLALDALAAGEPEQLMSVCRRHEISMCGLIPAALILETLRQLGHQPQVVELDYATSADVSGDKSRVVGYAGLLFV; from the coding sequence ATGCAGCCAACCAGCGCTAGCAACATATCCGATTGCAGAAGACTGCCCGATGGATCTGCCGAGGCGTCCTGGTGGCGACCTGCTAGCAAAGTGGGGCGGCTGGACTGCTTGCTATGTCCCCGCCAATGTAGTTTGGCTGACGGTGATCGCGGTTTCTGTATTGTGCGCGAAAATCGCGGCGGCCAAATGGTACTTTCCACTTATGGACGCAGTACCGGCTTTTGTATCGATCCGATTGAAAAGAAGCCGCTCAACCATTTCTTTCCCGGCACGGCAGTGCTGAGCTTTGGAACGGCAGGTTGCAATCTGGGCTGCCAGTATTGCCAGAACTGGGATATCTCCAAGTCGCGCGAAATCGAGCGATTGAGCGAGACCGCTGAACCGGAGGCGATTGCTCGAGCCGCTCAGCAAACGGACTGTCTCAGCGTCGCCTTTACCTATAATGACCCGGTAATCTGGGCCGAATACGCCATCGACACGGCGCGCTACTGTCGCCAACTAGGCATCAAGACCGTCGCCGTTACGGCGGGCTATATTTCGCCACCTGCCCGCGAGGCATTCTTTGCATGGATGGACGCAGCCAACGTCGATTTGAAGGCCTTTACCGAACAGTTCTACAGCAAAATCACCTATTCCCATTTGCAGCCGGTGTTGGACACGTTGAGCTACTTGGTACGCGAAACACAGGTGTGGGTCGAGATCACGAATTTGGTGATTCCCGATCTGAACGACGGTCCAGATGAAATGCGTCGGCTTTGCGACTGGATCGTCCAGCAGCTGGGCGACCGAGTACCGATTCATTTTTCGGCGTTTCATCCTGACTTTCGCATGCGAGATCGCGGACGAACTCCTCCTGAAACTTTATTTGCTGCGTATGACATTGCGCGCAGCTCGGGGTTAAAGTTCCCCTACGTTGGCAATATTCACGATGACCAGCGGCAAGCCACCTATTGTCCTGGTTGTTCAGCCCTTCTAATTGAGCGCGACTGGTATCAAGTGGGCGCGTACCACATCGACGTATCGCAGGGAGCCAACAAAGCGCGATGCCCACACTGTCAGGCGTCGGTCGCTGGATGGTTTAACGAACGCAAAGGCACTTGGGGGGCTCAACGACAACCGGTTCGGATGGCGCAGTTTGCCGACGCATCGCCTGCGGCCCAGGCAATTGCCGGGGTTCCCCCCACGGTTCCCATTACCATTTCTTCGTTTCGTCACAACACGATGACAGATTCGTCTGCCAAGGAACTTGACATGGGCACATCACAAGCAGCTTCGGCAACTCCGTCGGCTGGGTTTCCTGTCGGTCAACAATTACTGCGACTGGATCGACTAACGGACGAACAGCGCCAACAGTGCTTGCAGTTGGCCGCCAGCAGCGTGGCCGCAGCCGTCACTGGCCGACCGATCAAGACGCCGGCGGAAGCGATTCACGAAATCGCCGGCTCTCCCGTGACGGGGGCGTTTGTAACGCTAAAACGTGGCTCGATCCTGCGTGGTTGTTGTGGAGTTTTAGGTCAGCCACAGGGCGTCGGCTCGGCAATCAGCAGTGCCGCAATTCGCACGGCCCGCGAAGATCAGCGGATGGCACCCATTTCCGTGTGTGAACTGCCTCATTTGCACCTTGATGTTACGCTCCTGGGCCCGCTGCGCAAGATTGAAGGCCCAAGTTCGGAACGAGCCCAGGCTGTCATCGTCGGCAAGCATGGTTTGCTGATTCAACATGCCGATCGTAGCGGACTGCTGTTGCCATCGGTAGCCATCGAGCGCGGTTGGGATGCCGTACAGTTCTTGCGAGCCGTGTGCAACAAAGCGCAATTGCCTATGGATGCTTGGCAGGACAATGCTGCTGTCGTCATGATTTTCGAGGGCAAAACGATGTCAGACAAGCTCTCAGGCTTGCTGCCCAGCGACTTGCCCACTAGCAGCCCCGCGCCGCTGACGGCAGAGCAGTTGGCCGGTTACGCGCAAGTCGCCTGTCAGAATATCGCCGCGATGGCGACTGGCGGAACGCCCAGCTATGTCATTCCGCACTTGCCAGATACCACAGTTAACGCCATCGTTATGACGTTACAGTGGATTGCCGAAGGCACGCCGACTGACTCTGCCGACATGCAGGTTCAGCAAGGTAACGCAATTCAAGTTTCCTTTCGCCCGGGTCTTCCTGTGCAATCAACGTTGTTTCAGATGTGCCAGCGAGCAGCGGAGCTGTTCGTTCAACGGCGATTCTCCGGGCAATTGACGCTCGGACTGACCATCGGCTTCGATCCAGCCATGCACGGTTACGGCGACAGTGCTGACCTGAATGGAGTCGATACTTCGGCCCGAGCCCTGGTGATATCTGAAGCCAACCATTGCGGCTTTGTGTTCGACGGACAACAATCCGCCCAGCAACTGCTGGCGCGTTTACAAAGCGACCTGCCCATTGGCAGTCGTCAGTCGTCGGTGCATAGCCTGGGTTGTCTATCAACATTACCTCAACTTCTGTGTATCTCGGCCCCCAATGCGCAGCCTGCGAGCGGTGTACGGGCGCCAGCGGTCGCTGGACGTTTTTATCCAGCCGAAGATGCCGCGCGCCGCGCGCTGGTCAATTCTCTGTGCCGCCAGCCGGCTCCGGAAAAGCGTTCGGTCCTGGCCGCTATGGTTCCTCACGCTGGACTGAAATATAGCGGACGCATCGCTGCCCAGGTGTGGCAAAGTATTCAATTGCCTCCAGGTAAAACGATGATCATTGTCTCGCCTAAGCATACTGCGCAAGGTGTCAATTGGGCGGTATGTCCTCAAGATGCATGGGGGCTTTCCAACACCACCACGATCGCCGGCGACAGGCAGTTGTCTGAGCGTCTTGCGCAGAGCATTGATGGTTTTGAGCTGGATGCAGCTGCACACGTCAGCGAACATGGGATCGAAGTTCAATTGCCGTTTCTGGAACGAATCGCACCGACGGCAAAAGTGGTCGGCGTGGCCATGCACGGTGGCAGTTGGCCGGAAATCTTCCAAGCGGCCAAGCAATTAGCGGGCTTCATCCGCCTGCTCGACGACCCGCCTTTGCTGGTCATCTCCAGCGACATGAATCACTATGCCAATGACGAAGAAAACCGGCGCCGCGATCGTCTGGCGCTGGATGCCTTGGCGGCAGGCGAGCCTGAACAATTGATGAGCGTTTGCCGCCGACACGAGATCAGCATGTGCGGCTTGATTCCCGCCGCGCTGATTTTGGAAACGCTACGGCAACTCGGCCATCAACCGCAGGTTGTAGAGCTGGACTACGCAACCAGTGCTGACGTCTCGGGGGACAAGTCCCGGGTGGTCGGCTATGCGGGCCTGTTATTCGTCTAA
- a CDS encoding J domain-containing protein — protein MAQDYYKILEVSRSATPEEIQKAYRRLARKYHPDLNPNDKSAQQQFKDVQHAYEVLNDSEKRRMYDQLGPDFERMGGAPFGGSSPFGAGGPFQGASPQDLEKMFGRDGAGGGGFGFGGFEDLMRQFTGGNAAGGRGRARGGRAMAQGTDLRAELVVSFNTAVLGGTAGLNIIRGGKEETIQLKIPPGITTGKKMRVRGQGNPGAGGGPNGDLIVSLQVAPHPFFQRSGMNLELRLPITLKEALQGATVDVPTPSGTVALKIPPGSSGGRRLRVKGQGVLNPSGAPGDLYVELQIRLPDQLLDSTNRSDTLLRAANELESMYREPVRGHIQW, from the coding sequence ATGGCTCAGGATTACTACAAAATATTAGAAGTCAGCCGCTCTGCGACTCCGGAGGAGATTCAAAAGGCGTATCGACGGTTAGCGCGCAAGTACCATCCGGACCTGAATCCCAACGACAAATCGGCTCAACAGCAGTTTAAGGACGTCCAGCACGCCTACGAAGTGCTGAACGACTCTGAGAAACGCCGTATGTACGACCAGCTGGGACCAGATTTTGAGCGCATGGGTGGTGCCCCATTTGGCGGTAGTAGTCCGTTTGGTGCAGGCGGACCGTTTCAGGGTGCCAGCCCACAAGACTTGGAAAAAATGTTTGGTCGGGACGGCGCGGGAGGCGGCGGCTTTGGCTTTGGTGGCTTTGAGGACTTAATGCGTCAGTTCACCGGTGGTAATGCTGCCGGAGGTCGCGGACGAGCACGGGGTGGCCGAGCCATGGCGCAAGGCACGGACCTCCGCGCCGAACTAGTGGTGTCGTTCAATACCGCCGTCCTGGGAGGCACCGCTGGATTGAACATCATTCGCGGCGGAAAAGAAGAGACGATCCAGTTAAAGATTCCACCCGGCATTACCACTGGCAAAAAGATGCGCGTCCGCGGACAGGGAAATCCCGGTGCAGGTGGTGGCCCTAATGGCGATTTAATCGTCAGTTTGCAGGTCGCACCGCATCCTTTTTTTCAACGCAGCGGAATGAACTTGGAATTGCGGCTGCCCATCACGCTCAAGGAGGCACTGCAAGGTGCTACAGTCGATGTCCCAACACCCAGCGGTACGGTAGCGCTAAAAATTCCACCAGGCAGCAGCGGAGGACGACGATTGCGAGTCAAAGGCCAAGGCGTGCTGAATCCGTCTGGCGCGCCCGGCGACTTGTACGTCGAGCTTCAAATCCGCTTACCCGATCAATTGCTCGACTCAACGAACCGTTCCGATACGCTGTTGCGAGCTGCCAATGAACTAGAATCCATGTATCGGGAGCCGGTCCGTGGCCATATTCAGTGGTGA
- the rnpA gene encoding ribonuclease P protein component gives MRKSNGFSRAARVCQQHQFQSIFRRGLVATDATLIVHALRDSGMTRLGISIPKKVGNAVVRNRWKRLIREAFRLNYAHIPSELVIVVRPRKGAQPELTTLAESLFRLTNKLSRRSLPDLID, from the coding sequence GTGCGCAAGTCGAACGGTTTTTCGAGGGCTGCTCGCGTGTGTCAGCAGCACCAATTTCAATCCATTTTTCGCCGGGGGTTAGTTGCAACCGACGCGACCTTGATCGTTCACGCGTTGCGGGACTCGGGCATGACTCGTCTGGGTATCAGCATCCCCAAAAAAGTTGGCAATGCCGTGGTTCGCAACCGTTGGAAGCGGCTAATTCGCGAAGCCTTTCGGTTAAACTATGCTCACATTCCAAGCGAACTAGTGATTGTGGTTCGACCTCGCAAAGGCGCCCAGCCTGAGCTGACAACTCTAGCCGAGTCACTGTTTCGACTTACCAATAAATTGTCCCGACGCTCACTGCCCGATCTAATCGACTAA